A window from Sphingopyxis alaskensis RB2256 encodes these proteins:
- a CDS encoding YnfA family protein, with protein MTAFAYIGAALAEIAGCFAFWAWLRMDKSVWWVVPGIASLALFAYLLTLVEADHAGRTYAAYGGVYIAAALLWLWAVEGAKPDRWDLIGAAVCLGGAAIILFGPRGG; from the coding sequence ATGACGGCTTTTGCATATATCGGCGCGGCGCTGGCGGAGATCGCGGGCTGCTTCGCCTTCTGGGCGTGGCTCAGGATGGACAAGTCGGTGTGGTGGGTGGTGCCGGGGATCGCCTCGCTCGCGCTGTTCGCTTACCTGCTCACACTGGTCGAGGCCGATCATGCGGGGCGCACTTATGCTGCCTATGGCGGCGTTTATATCGCCGCGGCGCTGCTCTGGCTGTGGGCGGTCGAGGGGGCGAAGCCCGACCGCTGGGATTTGATCGGCGCCGCGGTGTGCCTGGGCGGCGCGGCGATCATCCTGTTCGGGCCGCGGGGAGGTTGA
- a CDS encoding ABC transporter ATP-binding protein, with the protein MTDVSRPSPDLAIAAHNVTLTLGSDKAPVEILRGVDLEVAAGTSVALLGPSGSGKSSLMAVLAGLERANGGSIKVAGLDFAAMDEDALARARRGRIGIVLQAFHLLPTMTALENVAVPLELAGIPDPFGRAAAELEAVGLGHRLAHYPAQLSGGEQQRVAIARAMASEPAIIFADEPTGNLDTATGHAIIELIFARRAALGATLLIITHDPELAEHCDRVVVMHDGKIEERAA; encoded by the coding sequence TTGACCGACGTTTCCCGACCTTCGCCGGATCTGGCGATTGCCGCTCATAATGTGACGCTGACCCTGGGGAGCGACAAGGCCCCCGTCGAAATTTTGCGCGGGGTCGACCTCGAGGTCGCCGCGGGCACGTCGGTCGCGCTGCTCGGTCCGTCGGGGTCGGGCAAAAGCTCGCTGATGGCGGTGCTCGCGGGGCTCGAACGCGCGAACGGCGGCTCGATCAAGGTCGCGGGGCTCGATTTCGCGGCGATGGACGAGGACGCGCTGGCGCGCGCGCGCCGCGGTCGCATCGGCATCGTGCTCCAGGCCTTTCACCTGCTGCCGACGATGACCGCGCTGGAAAATGTCGCGGTGCCGCTGGAACTGGCAGGAATCCCCGATCCGTTCGGCCGCGCCGCCGCCGAACTCGAAGCGGTCGGGCTCGGTCATCGCCTCGCCCATTATCCTGCGCAACTGTCGGGCGGCGAACAACAACGCGTCGCAATCGCACGCGCGATGGCGAGCGAACCCGCGATCATCTTTGCCGACGAGCCGACGGGCAACCTCGACACCGCGACGGGTCATGCGATCATCGAGCTGATCTTTGCGCGCCGCGCGGCGCTGGGCGCGACCCTGCTGATCATCACCCACGACCCCGAACTGGCCGAACATTGCGACCGGGTGGTGGTGATGCATGACGGCAAGATCGAGGAACGGGCGGCGTGA
- a CDS encoding arylesterase has protein sequence MKTAGWRSALIYGCVFALCQPLAACGSAEAPPASTNDGKAAKAVPAIPADAPLVIAFGDSLYAGYQLGPKEGLAPQLQAALAADGVVARVQNAGVSGDTSAAGRQRLTYVLDNAKVKPTLIVLGLGGNDMLRGIGPDQTRANLDAMLAELQRRDIPVLLTGMMAAPNLGSDYADKFNAIFPDLAAKYDVSFYPFILDNVVTNKALMLGDNLHPNAKGVKVVADALAPLVEQALPDAE, from the coding sequence ATGAAAACGGCCGGATGGCGGTCTGCCTTGATATATGGTTGCGTCTTCGCGCTTTGCCAACCGCTTGCCGCCTGCGGCTCGGCGGAGGCGCCACCGGCATCGACGAACGACGGAAAGGCGGCGAAAGCCGTCCCCGCGATTCCCGCCGACGCACCGCTCGTCATTGCGTTCGGCGACAGCCTCTACGCCGGTTACCAGCTTGGGCCCAAAGAAGGACTGGCGCCGCAGCTTCAGGCCGCGCTCGCCGCCGACGGCGTCGTTGCGCGCGTTCAGAATGCCGGCGTGTCGGGCGATACGAGCGCCGCGGGCCGCCAGCGGCTGACCTATGTGCTCGACAATGCGAAGGTGAAGCCGACGCTCATCGTGCTGGGGCTCGGCGGCAACGACATGCTGCGTGGCATCGGCCCCGACCAGACGCGCGCCAATCTCGACGCCATGCTCGCCGAGCTTCAAAGGCGCGACATTCCCGTACTGCTCACCGGCATGATGGCGGCGCCGAACCTTGGCAGCGACTATGCGGACAAGTTTAACGCCATCTTTCCCGATCTCGCCGCGAAATATGACGTAAGCTTCTATCCCTTCATCCTCGACAATGTCGTCACCAATAAGGCGCTGATGCTCGGCGACAATCTCCATCCCAATGCCAAGGGCGTGAAGGTCGTGGCCGACGCCCTCGCGCCGCTCGTCGAGCAGGCGCTGCCTGACGCGGAATAA
- a CDS encoding ABC transporter permease, with amino-acid sequence MLPLASLWRIARRDLAARIRGLRLLAVCLFLGVATLAAIGSLTRGITSELEVRGQTILGGDVEFSLPQREATSEEMAAFRRVGTPSATVRMRAMANDPDGDALLSELKAVDSAYPLYGALRLESGVRQGPPPPGAIWIGKDMASRLDLKVGGQVKFGDKSFLIDGIIAEEPDRLGEGFTLGPVAIIGLDDLPATRLIQPGSLYESKYRLRLPASADPEAVGEALTEQFPDAGWDITDRSNGAPGTRRFIERMGQFLSLVGLAALVIAGIGVGNGVASYLAGKRPGLATLKVLGADSATVLRIYGLQILAVATVSIVAGLAVGALAPAAIGWIAGDVLPVRPGFALYPLPLGVSAAYGLLIAIAFALPPLAATKHVPAAGLYRATVDRAARIDRPALIAVAVAFVAIVALAVGTAREPLFALGFVGAATGLLLILVVLGWLVRRIASRLPRPRRPLLRLALANLHRPGAATGALVVALGLGLTLFVTLAAIQTSITAEIARTVPQRAPSFFVLDVPRSDAARFRSIVTEADPKAEINMIPALRGSITEFAGSRVDELAELPEGAWVLRGDRGLTYSANLPNGSELVGGSWWAADYAGPPLVSVEQEVATSLGLKLGDTLSVNVLGVEVQAKVASFRTVNWDNFGLNYVLVFSPGTFDAAPHNMVATIAVDGAAEEDLARRIPRAFPSASLIAVRDVVSQVTLLLTQMSQAIAAAASIAILAGIAVLIGAIAASRERRVYDSVILKLLGATRGQILGAQAMEYAALAAVLAVLALGLGLIAARYVVVSLFEFGFAPDPLIVGATLIGGAGLSFLIGIAGSWPLLSVKPAQALRSL; translated from the coding sequence ATGCTACCCCTCGCCTCACTCTGGCGCATCGCCCGCCGCGACCTTGCCGCGCGCATTCGCGGGCTGCGCCTGCTCGCCGTCTGCCTGTTCCTCGGCGTCGCAACGCTCGCGGCGATCGGCAGCCTGACGCGCGGCATCACCAGCGAACTTGAAGTGCGCGGGCAAACGATCCTGGGCGGCGACGTCGAGTTCAGCCTGCCGCAACGCGAAGCCACATCGGAGGAAATGGCCGCCTTTCGCCGCGTCGGCACACCGTCGGCCACCGTGCGGATGCGCGCGATGGCGAACGATCCCGACGGCGATGCGCTGCTGTCCGAACTGAAAGCGGTCGATAGCGCCTATCCGCTCTATGGCGCGCTGCGGCTCGAAAGCGGTGTGCGGCAGGGACCGCCGCCGCCGGGCGCGATCTGGATCGGCAAGGACATGGCCTCGCGCCTTGATCTCAAGGTTGGCGGGCAGGTCAAGTTCGGCGACAAATCTTTCCTGATCGACGGCATCATTGCCGAGGAGCCTGACCGGCTGGGCGAAGGCTTTACGCTGGGCCCGGTCGCGATCATCGGCCTTGACGACCTGCCTGCGACGCGGCTGATCCAGCCGGGCAGCCTATATGAAAGCAAATATCGCCTGCGCCTGCCCGCGAGCGCCGATCCCGAAGCGGTTGGCGAAGCGTTGACCGAACAATTTCCGGACGCCGGCTGGGACATCACCGATCGCAGCAACGGCGCGCCGGGCACGCGGCGCTTTATCGAACGCATGGGGCAATTCCTGTCGCTGGTCGGCCTCGCCGCGCTGGTGATCGCCGGGATCGGCGTTGGCAATGGCGTCGCCAGCTATCTTGCGGGCAAACGGCCGGGCCTCGCGACATTGAAAGTGCTCGGCGCCGACAGCGCGACGGTGCTGCGCATCTATGGGTTGCAGATACTGGCGGTCGCGACGGTATCGATCGTCGCAGGGCTGGCGGTCGGCGCACTTGCGCCCGCCGCGATCGGCTGGATCGCAGGCGACGTGCTGCCGGTGCGGCCTGGGTTCGCGCTCTATCCGCTGCCGCTTGGCGTCAGTGCCGCCTATGGCCTGCTCATCGCCATCGCCTTTGCCTTGCCGCCGCTTGCGGCGACGAAGCATGTGCCCGCGGCAGGGCTGTATCGCGCGACGGTCGACCGCGCGGCGCGGATCGACCGGCCCGCGCTCATTGCCGTTGCCGTGGCCTTTGTGGCAATCGTCGCGCTCGCGGTCGGCACCGCGCGCGAGCCGCTGTTTGCGCTGGGCTTCGTCGGGGCAGCGACCGGCCTGCTCCTGATTCTCGTTGTGCTCGGCTGGCTGGTGCGCCGCATCGCGAGCCGCCTGCCGCGTCCGCGCCGCCCGCTGCTGCGCCTCGCGCTTGCGAACCTGCACCGCCCCGGCGCCGCGACCGGCGCGCTTGTCGTCGCGCTCGGCCTGGGCCTCACCCTCTTCGTGACGCTCGCGGCGATCCAGACGAGCATCACCGCCGAAATCGCCCGCACCGTGCCGCAGCGCGCGCCGAGCTTCTTCGTGCTCGACGTGCCGCGCAGCGATGCGGCGCGCTTCCGCTCCATCGTGACGGAGGCCGACCCAAAGGCCGAAATCAACATGATACCCGCGCTGCGCGGCAGCATCACCGAGTTTGCGGGCAGCCGTGTCGACGAACTCGCCGAACTGCCCGAAGGCGCGTGGGTGCTGCGCGGCGACCGCGGGCTGACCTACAGCGCCAACTTGCCGAACGGCAGCGAGCTGGTCGGCGGCAGCTGGTGGGCGGCGGATTATGCGGGGCCGCCGCTGGTCAGCGTCGAGCAGGAGGTGGCGACCTCACTCGGCCTGAAACTCGGCGATACGCTGTCGGTCAATGTGCTGGGGGTCGAGGTCCAGGCAAAGGTCGCATCGTTCCGCACCGTCAATTGGGACAATTTCGGGCTGAACTATGTGCTGGTCTTTTCGCCGGGCACGTTCGATGCGGCGCCGCACAATATGGTCGCGACCATCGCCGTTGACGGCGCGGCCGAAGAAGATCTGGCGCGTCGCATCCCGCGCGCCTTCCCCTCCGCCTCGCTGATCGCGGTGCGCGATGTCGTCAGCCAGGTCACATTGCTCCTCACCCAGATGAGCCAGGCGATCGCCGCGGCGGCGAGCATCGCGATCCTCGCCGGCATCGCGGTGCTGATCGGTGCGATCGCCGCGAGCCGCGAACGGCGCGTCTATGACAGCGTGATCCTGAAGCTGCTCGGCGCCACAAGAGGCCAGATTCTCGGCGCGCAGGCGATGGAATATGCGGCGCTCGCGGCGGTGCTGGCGGTACTGGCCTTGGGGCTTGGCCTGATCGCGGCGCGCTATGTCGTCGTCAGCCTGTTCGAGTTCGGCTTCGCGCCCGACCCGCTGATCGTCGGTGCGACGCTGATCGGCGGCGCGGGCCTGTCCTTCCTGATCGGCATCGCGGGAAGCTGGCCCTTGCTGTCGGTGAAACCGGCGCAGGCGCTGCGGAGTCTTTGA